A genomic region of Dactylococcopsis salina PCC 8305 contains the following coding sequences:
- a CDS encoding RNA-guided endonuclease InsQ/TnpB family protein, translated as MILSFKTELNLNNQQKTLCAKHAGVARHAYNWGLSLTKFILDHNKANPDDKIKFPSAIELHKLLVALCKPKNLWYYEVSKCAPQFALRNLREAWKRCFGGVSKPPKFKKKGRNDSFTLDGSIKIDHFHVKLPKVGWVRTFERLPQGVNPKTITISRTADKWFVSFKIEVEVKNTPKAHEIVGVDLGVKTLATLSTGEVFEGAKSYRKFEAKLSRLQYLNRHKEIGSKNWKKAQIKMARLHRKIANIRKDVLHKLTTYLAKNHSKIVIENLNVKGMLANHKLAKAIADMGFYEFRRQLEYKCQLFGSQLIIVDRWFPSSKTCSNCGTVKEKMSLSERTFQCESCGFRCDRDLNASKNLAFAGSSLV; from the coding sequence ATGATTCTATCTTTTAAGACTGAATTAAACCTTAATAATCAACAGAAAACTCTTTGTGCCAAACACGCAGGAGTTGCCCGTCATGCTTATAACTGGGGATTATCGTTAACTAAGTTCATTCTTGATCATAATAAAGCAAATCCTGACGATAAAATTAAGTTTCCTTCAGCAATTGAACTTCACAAGTTATTAGTTGCTCTTTGTAAACCCAAAAATCTTTGGTATTACGAAGTCTCTAAATGCGCTCCTCAATTTGCTTTAAGGAATCTCAGAGAAGCATGGAAAAGATGTTTTGGTGGTGTTTCAAAACCTCCAAAATTTAAGAAAAAAGGCAGGAATGATAGCTTCACCTTAGATGGAAGCATCAAGATTGATCATTTCCATGTCAAACTTCCAAAGGTTGGCTGGGTGAGAACTTTTGAGAGACTTCCTCAAGGTGTTAACCCTAAAACAATTACGATTTCTCGCACAGCAGATAAATGGTTTGTCTCTTTTAAGATTGAAGTGGAAGTCAAAAATACACCAAAAGCTCACGAGATTGTAGGAGTTGATTTAGGTGTCAAGACTTTAGCAACACTATCTACTGGAGAGGTTTTTGAAGGTGCGAAGTCTTATCGGAAGTTTGAAGCCAAACTTTCTCGTCTTCAATACTTAAATCGCCATAAAGAAATCGGTTCTAAAAATTGGAAAAAAGCCCAGATTAAGATGGCTAGACTTCATCGAAAGATAGCTAACATTCGTAAAGACGTACTTCATAAGTTAACGACTTATCTTGCTAAGAACCACAGTAAGATTGTTATCGAAAACTTAAACGTCAAAGGAATGTTAGCTAACCACAAACTGGCTAAAGCGATCGCAGATATGGGCTTCTATGAGTTCCGTCGTCAGCTAGAGTACAAGTGTCAACTTTTTGGTTCCCAATTAATCATAGTTGACCGATGGTTTCCCTCTTCTAAAACTTGTTCTAACTGTGGAACAGTGAAAGAAAAAATGTCTCTATCAGAAAGAACTTTTCAATGTGAAAGTTGTGGTTTTCGATGCGATCGAGACTTAAATGCCAGTAAAAATCTGGCTTTTGCGGGTAGTTCGCTCGTATAA
- a CDS encoding LL-diaminopimelate aminotransferase yields MVKINENYLKLKAGYLFPEIARRVNTFAEANPNAEIIKLGIGDVTEPLPQACCDAMAKAVDEMRDRSTFQGYGPEQGFSWLREKIAQNDYQNRGCDISADEIFVSDGSKCDTGNILDILGDDNTIAVTDPVYPVYVDTNVMAGHTGSANDEGKYEGLIYIPVTAENNFTAAIPTNKNIDLIYLCFPNNPTGAVATKEHLQAWVNYAKSVDALILFDAAYEAYITDETIPHSIYEVEGAKDCVIEFRSFSKNAGFTGTRCALTVIPKTLTAKASDGSEIQLWQLWNRRHSTKFNGVSYIVQRGAEAVYSEQGKAEVKALINFYLDNAKIIREKLTAAGLTVYGGIHAPYIWVKAPEGLSSWDLFDKLLYAAHIVGTPGSGFGAAGEGYFRISAFNSRENVNEAMRRITQNLKV; encoded by the coding sequence ATGGTCAAAATTAACGAAAATTACCTGAAACTCAAAGCCGGTTATCTTTTCCCAGAAATTGCTCGTCGCGTTAACACCTTTGCTGAAGCCAATCCCAATGCCGAAATTATCAAACTGGGAATTGGTGATGTTACTGAACCGTTACCACAAGCCTGTTGTGATGCCATGGCGAAAGCAGTAGATGAAATGCGCGATCGATCAACGTTTCAGGGCTATGGTCCGGAACAAGGGTTTTCTTGGTTGCGAGAAAAAATTGCTCAAAACGACTATCAAAATCGCGGTTGTGACATTAGCGCCGATGAAATCTTTGTGTCTGATGGCTCAAAATGCGACACAGGAAACATTTTAGATATTTTAGGGGATGATAACACGATCGCCGTTACTGATCCCGTTTATCCCGTGTATGTGGATACCAATGTCATGGCGGGACATACTGGATCAGCAAATGATGAGGGAAAATATGAGGGATTAATTTATATTCCCGTTACTGCTGAAAACAACTTTACCGCAGCTATCCCCACCAACAAAAACATTGATTTAATTTACTTGTGCTTTCCCAATAATCCCACAGGCGCGGTTGCAACCAAAGAACATTTACAAGCATGGGTGAATTATGCCAAATCAGTGGATGCGTTGATTCTATTTGATGCCGCTTATGAAGCGTATATTACCGATGAAACCATCCCCCATTCCATTTATGAAGTAGAAGGGGCGAAAGATTGCGTGATCGAGTTTCGTTCCTTCTCAAAAAACGCTGGTTTTACAGGTACTCGTTGCGCCTTGACCGTCATTCCCAAAACCTTAACCGCCAAGGCTTCCGATGGTTCAGAAATTCAACTTTGGCAACTGTGGAATCGTCGTCACTCCACTAAATTTAACGGCGTTTCCTACATCGTACAACGAGGAGCAGAAGCAGTTTATTCAGAACAAGGAAAAGCAGAAGTTAAAGCCCTAATTAACTTCTATTTAGACAATGCAAAAATCATCCGCGAAAAACTCACCGCCGCTGGTTTAACCGTTTACGGAGGGATTCATGCGCCTTATATTTGGGTAAAAGCACCAGAGGGGCTTTCCAGTTGGGATTTATTTGATAAATTGCTTTATGCAGCGCATATTGTCGGAACACCAGGTTCGGGTTTTGGCGCAGCAGGAGAAGGATATTTTCGCATTTCTGCCTTTAACAGTCGAGAAAACGTTAACGAAGCAATGAGACGCATTACCCAAAACTTAAAAGTCTGA
- a CDS encoding acetamidase/formamidase family protein, producing the protein MYRKGKSLFKGWQILLALVISIGVITNFWSIQTGTADDANFQGQKVSSNECSASPSTPRELDLVASPETVHWGFFSKNLPPVSTIHSGDYLTIEMITHHAGDDYARMIAGDEALESIYHWTKEEKTISQRGPGVHILTGPVYICGAEPGDLLEVRIVNLEPRPSKNPLYPGKAFGSNASAWWGFQYNNLEEEPKPREIITLYEVDTTGKRDWAKAVYRYRWTPQTTPDGVVHERIDTPGIVVDHSKVTKIDQTLEGVRIPLRYHVGAMGVAPKEADVVDSIPPSYFGGNIDDRHVGIGTSMYYPVSVPGALFSAGDAHAAQGDSELDGTAIEISMNGTFQFILHKQTDLEDTILEGIDYPLLETPDSWIVHGFTFPNYLAQLGENAQSKIYELSSLDPALQDSSTKLRDFLENGMGLTEDEAYSLITVGADFAITQVVDGNWGVHGILPKAMFDQANVKPKPSSE; encoded by the coding sequence GGTCAAAAAGTAAGTTCTAATGAATGTAGTGCTTCACCCTCAACACCAAGAGAACTTGATCTTGTCGCTAGTCCAGAAACTGTCCATTGGGGATTTTTCAGCAAAAATTTACCACCTGTAAGCACAATTCACTCTGGAGATTATCTCACGATTGAAATGATTACCCATCATGCTGGAGATGACTATGCGCGCATGATTGCTGGAGATGAGGCTCTTGAAAGCATCTATCACTGGACTAAAGAGGAGAAAACTATTAGTCAGCGAGGGCCCGGGGTTCATATTCTTACAGGTCCAGTGTATATCTGTGGAGCAGAACCCGGAGACTTACTGGAAGTTCGCATTGTCAATTTAGAACCGAGACCCAGCAAAAACCCGCTTTATCCAGGAAAGGCATTTGGCTCTAATGCCTCAGCTTGGTGGGGCTTTCAATACAACAATTTAGAGGAAGAACCGAAACCTCGTGAAATAATCACTCTCTATGAGGTAGATACCACAGGAAAACGGGACTGGGCGAAAGCGGTCTATCGCTATCGATGGACTCCCCAGACTACCCCTGATGGAGTCGTGCATGAACGTATTGACACTCCCGGTATCGTCGTAGATCACAGTAAAGTAACAAAAATTGATCAAACCTTAGAAGGAGTACGAATTCCCTTACGTTATCACGTTGGTGCGATGGGAGTTGCTCCCAAAGAAGCAGATGTTGTTGATTCAATTCCTCCTAGTTACTTTGGTGGGAATATAGATGACCGTCACGTGGGAATTGGCACGTCTATGTATTACCCTGTTTCCGTACCAGGAGCCTTATTTTCTGCTGGAGATGCTCATGCTGCTCAGGGGGATTCTGAATTAGATGGTACCGCGATCGAAATTTCAATGAATGGCACCTTCCAGTTCATCTTACATAAGCAAACTGATTTGGAAGATACTATCTTAGAAGGTATTGATTATCCTTTACTCGAAACGCCAGATTCGTGGATTGTACACGGATTTACTTTTCCCAATTACTTGGCACAGTTGGGTGAAAACGCTCAAAGCAAAATTTATGAGTTGTCTTCCTTAGACCCAGCATTACAAGATAGCTCGACTAAATTACGCGACTTTTTAGAGAATGGCATGGGTTTAACTGAGGATGAAGCCTACTCTCTGATCACTGTTGGCGCTGATTTTGCTATTACTCAGGTGGTCGATGGAAACTGGGGAGTTCATGGAATCCTGCCTAAAGCAATGTTCGATCAGGCTAATGTTAAACCCAAACCCTCTTCAGAGTAG
- a CDS encoding cob(I)yrinic acid a,c-diamide adenosyltransferase, with amino-acid sequence MSRDGIGIRTAQERSQRQVGQIHVYDGEGKGKSQAALGVVLRSIGLGIHGEGTNRVLLLRFLKGPERVYDEDAAIAALQKGFPHLIDQVRTGRAEYFGKESVTPFDKQEAMRGWNIAKGAIASGLYSIIVLDELNPVLDLGLLALEDVVDTLQQKPDPLEVIVTGRSSPQKLLDLCDLHSEMKPHLATDQALEGIEIYTGDGKGKSTSALGKALLAIGRGIDRDRSHRVLIVQWLKGGTGYTEDAAIAALKASYPKLLDQIRCGRDAIVWRGKQQLDDYAEAERGWKTAKEAIESGTYKTIILDELNPTIDLELLDGKPIVETLAAKPDDTQVIITGRCFNRPPYFDLANVYSEMVCHKHYAYHGVELRRGVDY; translated from the coding sequence ATGAGTAGAGATGGGATTGGGATTCGGACAGCGCAAGAACGATCGCAACGTCAAGTGGGACAGATTCATGTTTATGATGGAGAGGGGAAGGGAAAGTCACAAGCGGCTTTAGGTGTGGTTTTAAGGTCGATCGGGCTGGGGATTCACGGGGAAGGAACGAACCGCGTCCTCTTGTTACGATTTCTTAAAGGTCCAGAACGGGTTTATGATGAAGATGCGGCGATCGCTGCGTTGCAGAAAGGGTTTCCTCATCTCATTGATCAGGTTCGCACGGGACGAGCGGAATATTTCGGAAAGGAATCCGTAACACCCTTTGATAAACAAGAAGCGATGCGAGGCTGGAATATTGCCAAAGGCGCGATCGCATCAGGACTTTATTCGATTATTGTTTTAGATGAACTAAATCCAGTGCTTGATTTAGGGTTACTGGCTTTAGAGGATGTGGTTGATACTCTCCAACAGAAACCTGATCCCCTAGAAGTGATTGTAACAGGTCGATCTTCTCCTCAAAAACTACTTGATTTATGTGATTTACATTCAGAAATGAAACCGCATCTGGCAACGGATCAAGCCTTAGAAGGGATCGAAATTTATACGGGTGATGGAAAAGGAAAGTCAACCAGTGCGTTAGGAAAGGCATTACTGGCGATCGGACGAGGAATTGATCGCGATCGGTCTCATCGTGTTTTAATTGTCCAGTGGTTGAAAGGAGGAACTGGCTACACAGAAGACGCGGCGATCGCAGCCTTAAAAGCAAGTTATCCCAAACTATTGGATCAGATTCGCTGTGGAAGAGACGCGATCGTTTGGCGAGGGAAACAGCAACTAGACGACTACGCCGAAGCAGAAAGAGGCTGGAAAACGGCAAAAGAGGCGATCGAGTCGGGAACTTATAAAACCATCATCCTCGATGAATTAAACCCCACCATTGACCTAGAATTGCTCGATGGGAAACCAATTGTCGAAACCCTCGCCGCGAAACCCGACGATACCCAAGTCATCATTACAGGACGTTGTTTTAACCGTCCTCCCTATTTTGATCTCGCCAATGTTTATTCAGAAATGGTCTGTCATAAACATTACGCCTACCATGGAGTAGAATTGCGGCGCGGTGTCGATTATTAA
- the nrtS gene encoding nitrate/nitrite transporter NrtS: protein MGVRGQSFPNCVPYAVNIHGQLVSKKRHS, encoded by the coding sequence TTGGGGGTTAGGGGGCAATCTTTCCCAAACTGTGTTCCTTATGCTGTCAACATACATGGTCAATTAGTGAGTAAAAAGCGCCATTCTTAA